One genomic segment of Methanothermococcus okinawensis IH1 includes these proteins:
- a CDS encoding KEOPS complex subunit Pcc1, with protein sequence MITLEMKIPSNENIVKSLEVDDIKNGLIIKTTYNKNLKNLELLVKTNTIGSLKNILDDYFVNYNMVMDIIEINEKNDNKIIK encoded by the coding sequence ATGATAACACTTGAAATGAAAATACCTTCAAATGAAAATATCGTTAAAAGCTTAGAGGTTGATGATATAAAAAATGGGTTAATTATAAAAACAACATACAACAAAAACTTAAAAAATTTGGAATTACTCGTAAAAACAAACACAATAGGTTCATTAAAAAATATACTTGACGATTATTTTGTTAATTACAATATGGTAATGGATATTATTGAAATAAATGAAAAAAATGATAATAAAATAATAAAATAA